The following proteins are encoded in a genomic region of Candidatus Babeliales bacterium:
- a CDS encoding M23 family metallopeptidase, with protein sequence MIVIMILLFVEYRFFCNQVRQLSLLKQQYAEYIDVLHKKMNDDVEEHSDSVKEMDDAAEDAVQELYEVPEEMTEESHIIMDEISAAESSDAPDNDDDYVDDSFVVINRHPDYLKQSTLDYMESQELNALMTAIDIDRWSDYTESSYPKITENKSPRSAQQQKKQTSIKPVVVQKKEKKVKTVRRPIKECGFIWPIDAHKFWLSSLFGPRKRIDGAWGFHHGIDMAAVKGTAVHAVRAGVVEEASFQAGYGNTVVIKHTGAIKTRYAHLHAIRVYVGQKVKQGTMVGTVGETGFVRKKGKDGSHLHFEVYEHGKRINPMHCLPRMT encoded by the coding sequence ATGATTGTCATTATGATACTTCTTTTTGTTGAATATCGTTTTTTTTGTAATCAAGTTCGCCAGTTGTCTTTGCTCAAACAACAATATGCCGAATATATTGATGTGTTGCACAAGAAAATGAACGACGATGTCGAAGAGCATAGCGATTCGGTTAAGGAAATGGATGATGCTGCAGAAGATGCTGTGCAAGAGCTGTATGAAGTTCCAGAAGAAATGACAGAAGAATCGCACATTATTATGGATGAAATATCTGCAGCAGAAAGCAGCGATGCTCCTGACAATGATGATGACTATGTTGATGATTCTTTTGTGGTAATTAATAGACATCCTGATTATCTTAAACAATCAACATTAGATTATATGGAATCACAAGAACTTAATGCGTTAATGACTGCAATTGATATTGATCGCTGGTCTGATTACACAGAATCATCCTATCCAAAAATTACAGAAAATAAGTCTCCACGTAGTGCTCAACAACAAAAAAAACAAACTTCTATTAAACCTGTTGTAGTGCAAAAAAAAGAAAAAAAAGTTAAGACAGTTCGTCGACCCATCAAAGAATGTGGATTTATCTGGCCAATTGATGCACATAAATTTTGGTTAAGTTCATTGTTTGGTCCACGCAAACGCATTGATGGAGCCTGGGGGTTTCATCATGGCATTGACATGGCAGCGGTAAAAGGAACTGCTGTGCATGCAGTGCGTGCAGGAGTTGTTGAAGAAGCTTCTTTTCAGGCGGGGTATGGTAACACCGTTGTTATTAAACACACAGGGGCAATAAAAACGCGGTATGCACATTTGCACGCTATTCGTGTGTATGTTGGACAAAAAGTAAAACAGGGAACAATGGTTGGTACTGTTGGAGAAACAGGATTTGTAAGGAAAAAAGGTAAAGATGGTTCGCATCTTCATTTTGAAGTATATGAACATGGCAAGCGCATTAATCCGATGCATTGTTTACCACGAATGACATGA